One Chloroflexota bacterium genomic window carries:
- the msrA gene encoding peptide-methionine (S)-S-oxide reductase MsrA — translation MNSAINKLATFAAGCFWGAEESYRTLKGVFSTRVGYMGGRINNPTDHDLHHGGFAEVVEVTYDPAQISYEQLLDVFWHSHNPTISNPGGLERSAIFFHDAEQKAAIEKSKGIVQANFQKAIATEIEPATQFHLADEHHQQYLYKHGLATCEVK, via the coding sequence ATGAACTCTGCTATCAACAAACTTGCCACTTTCGCCGCCGGGTGCTTCTGGGGCGCAGAAGAGTCGTATCGCACGCTCAAGGGCGTATTTTCGACTCGCGTCGGTTACATGGGCGGGCGCATTAACAATCCGACCGACCACGACCTGCATCACGGCGGCTTCGCCGAAGTGGTGGAAGTGACCTACGACCCGGCCCAGATTTCATACGAGCAACTGCTCGACGTGTTCTGGCACAGCCACAACCCAACTATCTCGAACCCCGGCGGCCTCGAACGCTCGGCCATCTTCTTTCACGATGCCGAACAGAAAGCGGCGATTGAAAAAAGCAAGGGAATAGTGCAGGCCAATTTCCAAAAGGCCATCGCCACCGAGATCGAACCGGCCACCCAATTTCATCTGGCCGACGAGCATCATCAACAGTATTTATACAAGCATGGACTGGCAACCTGTGAAGTAAAGTGA
- a CDS encoding hydroxymethylglutaryl-CoA synthase gives MTQPNEHHHNHQPLRPDRPVGIVGYGAYVPRYRLPASEVSRVWTEGTSGLPIKEKAVPGLDEDVVTMSIEAARNALARAGIDPQDIRAVWVGSESHPYAVKPTSTVVAEAIGAVPNTQAADWQFACKAGTEAMQAAMGFVGSGMAKYALSIGMDTAQGRPGDALEYTAGAGGAAYLIGPADEALAVIEGSYSFVTDTPDFWRRQYEKYPEHGQRFTGEPAYFKHVTTAGQTLMEMMGTTPKDYKYVVPHQPNVKFPQRAAKMMGFADEQVKTGLLVGVIGNTYAGAALIGLTAVLDEAQPGDNILVVSFGSGAGSDAFHIRVTDRIAGKPSLAPTTQQYIARRAQIDYATYARYRGKLTMK, from the coding sequence ATGACTCAACCCAACGAACACCACCACAATCACCAACCCCTCCGCCCCGATCGGCCCGTCGGCATCGTCGGCTACGGCGCTTACGTTCCCCGCTACCGCTTGCCCGCCAGCGAAGTCTCGCGAGTGTGGACGGAAGGCACCAGCGGCCTGCCTATCAAAGAGAAAGCCGTCCCCGGCCTCGACGAGGACGTGGTGACGATGAGCATCGAAGCCGCCCGCAACGCGCTGGCCCGCGCTGGCATTGATCCGCAAGACATTCGCGCCGTCTGGGTCGGCTCCGAGTCGCACCCTTACGCCGTCAAGCCAACCTCAACGGTGGTTGCCGAAGCTATCGGCGCTGTTCCAAACACGCAAGCCGCCGACTGGCAGTTTGCCTGCAAAGCCGGAACCGAAGCCATGCAGGCCGCGATGGGCTTCGTCGGCTCTGGCATGGCCAAGTACGCGCTCTCGATTGGCATGGACACGGCACAGGGGCGGCCTGGCGATGCACTCGAATACACGGCTGGCGCGGGCGGCGCGGCCTACCTCATCGGCCCGGCTGACGAGGCCCTGGCCGTCATCGAAGGCTCGTACTCCTTTGTCACCGACACGCCCGACTTCTGGCGGCGGCAATACGAGAAGTATCCCGAACACGGCCAACGCTTCACCGGCGAACCGGCCTACTTCAAGCACGTCACAACTGCCGGTCAAACGTTGATGGAGATGATGGGCACAACACCCAAAGACTACAAGTACGTCGTGCCCCACCAGCCCAACGTCAAGTTCCCGCAACGAGCGGCCAAGATGATGGGCTTCGCCGACGAACAAGTGAAGACCGGCCTGCTGGTCGGCGTGATTGGCAACACCTACGCCGGGGCGGCCCTCATCGGCCTCACCGCCGTGCTGGACGAAGCCCAACCGGGCGACAACATCCTCGTCGTCTCCTTCGGCTCCGGCGCCGGCTCCGACGCCTTCCACATTCGCGTCACCGACCGCATTGCTGGCAAGCCGTCGCTGGCCCCCACCACCCAACAATACATCGCCCGCCGCGCGCAGATTGATTATGCAACGTATGCGCGCTATCGCGGGAAACTTACGATGAAATAG